The following coding sequences are from one Eleginops maclovinus isolate JMC-PN-2008 ecotype Puerto Natales chromosome 13, JC_Emac_rtc_rv5, whole genome shotgun sequence window:
- the LOC134874415 gene encoding uncharacterized protein LOC134874415 isoform X5 — translation MTASDTTPTQEESKGRKEDNNNNSSRTNNNKNGGKHRKRRFKKRGNEETHPVVDDIQDGFIIQADNESSAGPTAAHCTTDFTDDSNQNDPRYSNIPGEEDRVVTAD, via the exons ATGACTGCTTCAGATACGACTCCGACACAGGAAGAAAGCAAAGGCAGGAAAG AagataacaacaataacagcagcaggaccaacaacaacaaaaatggtGGCAAGCACAG GAAACGCCGGTTTAAAAAGCGAG gaaatgaagaaacacacCCTGTCGTTGATGACATACAGGATGGATTCATCATTCAGGCTGATAATG AAAGCTCGGCTGGACCAACAGCTGCACACTGTACGACAGATTTTACAG aTGACTCAAACCAAAATGATCCTAGATACTCCAACATCCCTGGAGAAGAAGACAG GGTTGTCACAGCTGActga
- the LOC134874415 gene encoding uncharacterized protein LOC134874415 isoform X4 — translation MVASTGNAGLKSEVIGTACIHFKEKQCIQCKKFQKKFCCLAALSTETRGNEETHPVVDDIQDGFIIQADNARLDQQLHTVRQILQMTQTKMILDTPTSLEKKTGLSQLTDNTFKTGDT, via the exons atggtGGCAAGCACAG GAAACGCCGGTTTAAAAAGCGAGGTAATTGGAACAGCGTGTATAcacttcaaagaaaaacaatgcattCAATGTAAGAAGTTCCAGAAAAAGTTCTGTTGTTTGGCCGCTTTATCAACAGAAACACGTG gaaatgaagaaacacacCCTGTCGTTGATGACATACAGGATGGATTCATCATTCAGGCTGATAATG CTCGGCTGGACCAACAGCTGCACACTGTACGACAGATTTTACAG aTGACTCAAACCAAAATGATCCTAGATACTCCAACATCCCTGGAGAAGAAGACAG GGTTGTCACAGCTGActgacaacacatttaaaactggAGACACCTGA
- the LOC134874415 gene encoding uncharacterized protein LOC134874415 isoform X3 yields MVASTVASKDQQQTLNLMIRMVFSVLLLLIIIIIIILYFTRKRRFKKRGNEETHPVVDDIQDGFIIQADNARLDQQLHTVRQILQMTQTKMILDTPTSLEKKTGLSQLTDNTFKTGDT; encoded by the exons atggtGGCAAGCACAG TGGCTTCTAAAGATCAACAACAAACTCTTAATTTGATGATTCGAATGGTTTTCTCTGTCCTTCttctcctcatcatcatcattattatcatccTCTACTTCACTAGGAAACGCCGGTTTAAAAAGCGAG gaaatgaagaaacacacCCTGTCGTTGATGACATACAGGATGGATTCATCATTCAGGCTGATAATG CTCGGCTGGACCAACAGCTGCACACTGTACGACAGATTTTACAG aTGACTCAAACCAAAATGATCCTAGATACTCCAACATCCCTGGAGAAGAAGACAG GGTTGTCACAGCTGActgacaacacatttaaaactggAGACACCTGA
- the LOC134874415 gene encoding uncharacterized protein LOC134874415 isoform X1, whose amino-acid sequence MTASDTTPTQEESKGRKGGDKKDNNSKISLICKYIDNKKNVTVPLFLCPAQKITTITAAGPTTTKMVASTVASKDQQQTLNLMIRMVFSVLLLLIIIIIIILYFTRKRRFKKRGNEETHPVVDDIQDGFIIQADNARLDQQLHTVRQILQMTQTKMILDTPTSLEKKTGLSQLTDNTFKTGDT is encoded by the exons ATGACTGCTTCAGATACGACTCCGACACAGGAAGAAAGCAAAGGCAGGAAAGGTGGAGATAAAAAGGACAACAACAGTAAGATTAGTTTAATATGCAAATACattgataacaaaaaaaatgttactGTACCTTTATTTCTCTGCCCTGCTCAGAagataacaacaataacagcagcaggaccaacaacaacaaaaatggtGGCAAGCACAG TGGCTTCTAAAGATCAACAACAAACTCTTAATTTGATGATTCGAATGGTTTTCTCTGTCCTTCttctcctcatcatcatcattattatcatccTCTACTTCACTAGGAAACGCCGGTTTAAAAAGCGAG gaaatgaagaaacacacCCTGTCGTTGATGACATACAGGATGGATTCATCATTCAGGCTGATAATG CTCGGCTGGACCAACAGCTGCACACTGTACGACAGATTTTACAG aTGACTCAAACCAAAATGATCCTAGATACTCCAACATCCCTGGAGAAGAAGACAG GGTTGTCACAGCTGActgacaacacatttaaaactggAGACACCTGA
- the LOC134874415 gene encoding conserved oligomeric Golgi complex subunit 8-like isoform X2, with amino-acid sequence MLLPCITYILLITLKRPRHHPSPISLTSEAATPESSTSPMTASDTTPTQEESKGRKEDNNNNSSRTNNNKNGGKHRKRRFKKRGNEETHPVVDDIQDGFIIQADNESSAGPTAAHCTTDFTDDSNQNDPRYSNIPGEEDRVVTAD; translated from the exons ATGTTATTACCCTGTATTACGTATATCCTCTTAATCACTTTGAAGCGACCAAGGCACCACCCATCCCCAATCTCACTGACATCAGAAGCAGCAACACCTGAATCCTCAACATCTCCTATGACTGCTTCAGATACGACTCCGACACAGGAAGAAAGCAAAGGCAGGAAAG AagataacaacaataacagcagcaggaccaacaacaacaaaaatggtGGCAAGCACAG GAAACGCCGGTTTAAAAAGCGAG gaaatgaagaaacacacCCTGTCGTTGATGACATACAGGATGGATTCATCATTCAGGCTGATAATG AAAGCTCGGCTGGACCAACAGCTGCACACTGTACGACAGATTTTACAG aTGACTCAAACCAAAATGATCCTAGATACTCCAACATCCCTGGAGAAGAAGACAG GGTTGTCACAGCTGActga